The sequence GGATCTGCTCGAGGGTTGCCCACTCTTTCATGCCTGCCGAGACGCGCTGCCAAGCGCGAAGGAGATGCGACCCATCCGCCTCAATCGGTGCCGGCTGAGCGCTGGTCGCGATCTTCTGCGGCCGCACTTCAGGATCGTAGTCGGGGCACCCCGAAAGCACGAGCTTGATCACGCGGTCGGGATAGGTCGCCGCGAACTCGACCGCGATAGAGGCGCCGGTGTGATGCCCCAGAAGGTGGGTGCGGGGGATGCCGAGACTGTCGAGGAACTCCGCAAGGGCGCGGGCATAGCCCTCGATCCCGGGAGGCTCGCTCGGTTTGTCTGAATCCCCAAACCCCGGGGTGTCGGGGGCGATCACGCGAAACCGCTCCGCGAGGCAGGGGAACACCTCCGTGTACATCCTGCTGGAGTCGGCGGTCTGGTGGAGGAGGACCAGCGGCTCACCGCTCCCCTGCTCGAGATAGTGCACCTGGCCCAGCGAGGTATCGGCATAGCCGCGCAGCATGAGCGCCTCCATCACGATCAGTCTCAAGTCGGCAGCGCCATTGTAGCCGGCTGCGCTCGTTGACGTGCCTTGTAGCCGGCTGCGCTCGTTGACGTGCCGCGAAGGAGCCCCCTAGAATTGTTTTACCCCGGTGGCAGGTGAGCCAGATCTACGTCGCGTTTGACCTTGAGCTGACTGGGCTTGACACTCGCGACGAGATCATCGAAATCGCCGCTGTCAAGTTCGACCGCCGTCGCGAATTCGGCCGCTTTCAGACGCTTGTCCGCCCGACGGTCGCCCTCCCGCTGCATGTCGAGCGCATGACAGGGCTGCGCCGAGGTGACCTCGCGCGCGCTCCGTCCTTCGCTGAGGTGAGGGAGCGCTTCGTTCAGTTCGTCGGCGCTGCTCCCCTCGTCGGGCAGAGCGCGCCGCGCGACGTTGCGATCCTGGCGCGTCACGGTCTCGCGCTGTCCAATCCCGTCTTTGACACCTTTGAGCTGGCGAGCATCCTGCTGCCCGACCTGCCGAGCTACTCACTCTCGGCCATCGCCGGTCGGCTCGGCATTCCTATCCCGAAAGCGCATCGCGCCCTGCCCGACGCGCTTGTCGCAAAAGAGGTCTTTCTCGCTCTCCTCGAGATCGGGGCACAGCTTGATCTTCGAACCCTGAGCGAGATCGTCCAGTTGACCCGCCTGACAGAATGGCCGCTGCGGCTTGTTTTTCAGGATCTCGAGCGCGAGCGCCGCCGCGACCAGCAGGGGGTCTCCTTGGCGGCAGTGCTGGAAAGCAAGGGCGCGCTCGATCTGACGAATGTCGACTTCCTCAGCCGCGGAGAGCGCGACGCGCCGATCGAGCCGATGCCGGGTCCTGCGGATAAGGAACCTCTTTCCGAGGTGCTCGACCCTCAGCGCGCTCCCGCAGGAACGGCGCTGGAGTATCGTCCCGAACAGATCGCGATGCTCCAGTCGGTCAGCGCCGTCTTGGAGAACGGCGGTCGTCTCATTGTCGAGGCTGGGACCGGCACCGGCAAATCGCTCGCCTATCTGCTCCCGAGCGCCGAGTGGGCCATCCGGAACGGGGGACAGGTGGTCGTTTCGACGAAAACCTTGACCTTGCAGGACCAGCTCGTGAAGCAAGATATCCCGCGGGTTGAGGCGCTCCTCGCCGAGCGTGACCGGCGGAGCGGAGGGCCGGTCCGGCGGCTCCAGACCGCGGTCGTGAAAGGGAGGACGAACTATCTCTGCCTGCGGCGGTGGGGAGAGTTGCGGCGCGCTCAGGCTGCGCTCACTCTCGACGAAGTGAAGGTGCTCTGCCGAATTCTCGTCTGGCTGCCCCAAACCCCAACGGGCGACCGCGCCGAGCTGAATCTCTCGCCGGGAGAACAGAGCGTCTGGAGCCGGATCTCGGCTCAGACCGACGACTGCCTCATCGGGACGTGCACTTTTCAGAAGCGGGGTACCTGCTTCCTGTACCGCGCCCGGCGGCACGCCGAGCACGCCCATCTCATCGTTGTCAATCATGCCCTGCTTCTCTCTGACCTCGAGGCCAACGGCAGCATCCTTCCGCCCGCCAGCCATCTCATCATCGACGAAGCGCATCATCTCGAAGACGAGGCGACACGCCAGTTCGGCTTCGCCGTTTCGCGGCGCGACCTCCTCCGCCACCTCGACAGCGTGGCCGAGCGGCGCGGCCGCGACCGCTGGCTGGGGCTTGCTGCCACGGTACCGGCAGCAGTGCGCGCCGCCGCGCCCCCTCCCTCGATCGCGGCTGGGGTTGCGACCCTCATCGCCGAACTGAGCGAACGGGCAGACACCTGCCGCGCCTCCGTTGAGGCGCTGGCGGCCGCCGTCGCAGCGTTTGCCAAAACGCCGGGCGAGGACGGCGATACGCGCCGCCGGCTGACGGAGAGCGCCCGCGCTGACCCGCGCTGGCAGGAGGTGGTTGCAGCCTGGGAGCCGCTCGCCCGCGAACTGCGCGGCCTCGGCGGCGCGCTCAGCCGCCTGCAGGCGGTGCTCGCTCCGCTGAGCGCGGGAAAGGAAGACCCGTTTGCCGACCTCCTGCTCGAGGTGATGGCGCAACTTCGCCTCAATGCTGAGCTGAACGATCGGCTCAGCCGGATTATCCCTGCGAGCGACCCCGCGCTTGTAACATGGGTCGAGACGGCGGCGGGAGAGCAGGTACTGTGCGCCGCGCCGCTCGAGGTGGCGGAACTGCTGGCAAACAAGCTGTTTGCAAAGCGGGAGAGCGTCGTTCTCACCAGCGCCACGCTCAGCGCAGACAACAGCTTCGCCTTTCTCCGGCAGCGGCTTGGGCTCGACCGCGCCACAGAGGTGCAGCTCGGCTCGCCGTTCAACTTCGCCGAGCGTGCCCGGGTTCTGGTCCCAAGTGACCCGGAGTTTCCCGAGCCGAACCAGCGCGGCTACGATACCGCTGTCGCGGACGTTCTCGTGCGGACCGCAATCGCCTCCGAAGGCCGGATGCTGGCGTTATTCACCTCAAATGCCGCGCTGCGCCGCATCCGCAGCTTGGTCCGCCCCGCGCTCGAGAAGGAGAACATCGTGGTGCTCGGCCAGAATGTCGACGGCGCGCGCACCCAGCTGCTCAACACGCTGCGAGAACATCCGCGAACCGTGATCTTAGGGACTGCCTCGTTCTGGGAGGGGATCGACATTCCCGGCGATGCCCTCAGCGTTCTCGTCATTGCGCGGCTGCCGTTCGGCGTGCCGAGCGACCCGCTCTTTGCGGCCCGTCAGGAGAGTTTTGCCGACGGCTTTACCGAATTTGCCGTCCCCCACGCGATCTTGCGCTTCCGCCAAGGCTTCGGCCGGCTGATTCGGAGCAAACACGACCGGGGAGTCGCTATCGTCTTGGACCGCCGCATCTGCACGAAGGCGTACGGCGCCGCTTTTCGGCGGTCCCTTCCCTGCCCGGTCGAGCTGATCCCGGCTGCCGAGATCCCGGCCCGCACGCTCGCCTTTCTCCAGTCGTGCTCACCATGACCTGCCGAAGCTGCGGGGCGACCAATCCGCCTGAGGCGGTAACATGCCGAGTGTGCGGCCGCCCGCCGGCAGCCGACCCGGCGACCTTCGCCCTGCCGACCGAGGAGCGCGTGCCGCCCCCTCGCGTGCTTCGCGCTCCGCCAGAGCGGCCGAGGCGCGCGGCCCCGCCGACCTCCACCCTTGCCGTCGCCGCGCTCGCGGCCGGGATCGCCTGTTGGCTCATCGTGCCGATTGTGGGAGCAGTCGTTGCCTTGGTCTGCGGTCACCTCGCCCTGCGCGAGATCGCCGCTCACCAGCCTCCTCTACGCGGCCGCGAGCTCGCCGTTGCCGGGCTCGTCCTCGCCTATGTCCAGCTCGCGGCTGTGGCGCTGATCGGGCTGGGGGTGTGCGTTTTTTTTGCGGTTACCTTGCTCTTGGTGCAGGGGGTCGGGGTCTAGCGCGTTCCTGCCGCTGACGGCGGCGCGCCTGAAGCGCGGCTTAGGAGGAGGCGAGAGCGGGACGCGCGCTCGCGCCAGAGACAGCTGGCACCTCGAAATAGGTGACGCTCGGCTCCTTGCCGTACCGCGCTGCCATCCGCTGGCGCCACTCCTCGGTGTAATACGCTTCCGCCGCTTCTCGGCTTTCCCAGATATAGAAGCCGCCCCAGGTGCTGCCGTCCGGGCTGCGGAGAAACGCCTTGTGAATGAACCCGGGCTCTTTTTCAAAGACAGGGGCGATCGCCTCCCAGCGCGCCCGACACTCCTCGTACGTCAGCGGCGCCTCGGCGGGGAACTGAACCAGCGCACCGTACATCACTCCTCCCGCAGCGAACGACCCGTCGCTCCGCCCTCCGGAGACCCTCGTCCGCTCTTGCGGTTAACAATAGCAGCGTTGTGCGGCTGCTGGCGGCGCCTGGGCTCGCCTTCTGCCATCGCGCGCAATGCTCCCGGGAGAAACGCCGGCGGCCCGCTTGCCCTCTTTCCCTCTCATTCTTCTTGCGGCCAACGTGCGCGGACGGCATAGTACGAGGCGCGCGACCGACGCGCAGTGGAGGCAGTGCTGATCGCCCGCAGCATACAGGTTGGACGCTATCAGTTGCATCATCTGATCGGCGCCGGGAGGCATGGGAGCGTCTACCGCGCGAGCTTGATCGGCGACACTGCCGAAGTCGCCCTCCGCCTGCTCGATGGCCGGCTGGCTGCCGACCCCCAGTTCCGAGCGCGGCTGGATACCTTCGCGGGGTCGCTTGCGGCGCTCGATCACCCGGCGCTGGATTCGGTCGTGGACTGGGGCGTCGAAGACGGCCAGCCCTTTCTCGTGACGCGCCTCGAACGCGGAACGCCCCTCGACCGCATCGACTTCCTAGCGCTGGAGCCTGCCGCCGCCGTCAGGGCGATCGTCGGCGCATTCGAGGCGGTCGCCCACCTCCACCGCCGTGGGATAGTGCACGGCGACCTCCGCCCTGCCAACCTCGCCCTGCGCGAAGATGGGACGCTCGGCATCATGGACGCCGCACTCGCCCGCTGGCTCGGCGCCGCGCCTTCTCCCGCCTGCCCGTATCTCAGCCCGGAGTGCGCCGCCGGCGCGCCCATCACCGCCGCCGCCGACTGCTACGCCCTCGGGGTCGTTCTCTATCAGCTGGTGACAGGAGTTCTTCCGGCGGCGCCGCTCGCGCCCCCGTCGGCGGTGCGTGCCGGCGTTCCGGCGGCGCTCGACCCCGTCGTCCTGCGCCTCCTCCATCCGCTCCCGGAGGCGCGCTTCCCCTCGGCGGAGGCGGCGGCTGACGCACTTCGGCCGTTCGCTGCTGCTTCCCCTGGAGCCGCAGCGCAGGATGCGCAGCCCCGCCGTGCTCCCCTCGCTCTCCCCCTCCGCCAGCTGCGCGGCTGGGTCGGGAAGCCACCCCGCCCGCCGCTCGCGGCGACGCTGCTTACCGCCCTCGTCATCGGCATGCTTGCCGCCGCCACGGCGGTTGGAGCCCGCTCTGCACCGGGACGTCCCGGGCCTCTCGACACGTTCCTGCCTGCCGCCACCGTCGCGCTCGAGCCGCCGGCAACCGCAACTCCGCCTACGCCAACGCTGCCCGTCGTAGCCGCGCTGCCGCCGCCGGTGGTCATCACCCCGTTCACCTCGCTTGGGGGCGCCGCTGCTGTCAGCCGCGCTCTCACTGGCAGCGCCGCGATCACTGGCTCCGGCGCGGTGTCGGGCGCTGGTGCGGTCACCGGCGGAACCGCGCTCACGGGAGCGGCGCAGAGTTCGCGGCCGAGCGCCACTCCCACCCCGCCTCCGCCGGCCTACAGCAGCCCCGACTCTCTCTTATACGTCGTGTCGCCGCGGCAAGGCGTGCCGGAGTCCTACGTGCCCGCCGATTTGGTACCGATCGATGGGCTTGTCAGGACCACGAAGGCGAACGTTCGGCTGCGCCGGATTGCGCTCGATGCGTTTCGTCGCCTCGTCGAGGGGATGCGCGCTGCAGGGTTGGAGCCGGTCGTCGCCGAGGGGTACCTGTCGCCCGCAGAGCAGCGCGACAGCTTCGCCAAGCTGGTGGCACAGCACGGGCAGTCCGGAGCGGAGCGGCTTCGGCCGAAGCCGGGCTTCGACGAACATCAGCTCGGCACCGTCGTCGATTTCGTCAGCCCCTCCCAGGGGCTCCAGCTTGACGACCGCTTCAATGACAGCCCCGAGGGGCGGTGGCTGCTCGCGAACGCGCCCAAGTACGGCTTTCTCCAGAGCGCTCCACCGGGGAAAGAGGCCGTTCTCGGCGTCAAGGGGAGGCCGTGGCAGTATCGCTACGTCGGCGAGTTGGCATACGACATCGCCTCGCGCAATCTGACACTCGAGGAATATTTGGCAGCGCGCCGCTAGCTCGCGTGGGAGACGCTCGCTCGCGGCGGCAGGATCGACCGGCCGGCAGCCCAGAGCAGATTGTTGTAGCCTGCGTACTTGCCCGAGGTCAGCCACGGGTCGATCGTGTCGCGGTAGCACAGCAGAAATGTCAGATTGGCAAGAAACACCTTCGGCGCCAGAAGGACGAGGTCGCGCACGAGCCGCTTGTACTCGGCGGATTTTGCGGCAGGGTCCGGATGGTCGTTGATCGCTCTCAGCCGGTCGACGATCGTTTTGTCGCGGATGTAGCGTCCGCCGTGCATCCCCCGCGGCGGGTCATATTCATGCGCGATGTTGTAGTGCGGCTCGGCGATCCCGTGGCTTGTTTCGGGAATGAGCCAGAGCGGCTTCATCTGGCCGGGGGGAACGCTTGCCTGCGGGATGAGGGTGACCCGGAGGCCGATAGCAGTGAGGGCGTCGACGACAATGGCCGCGAGCTGCCGGCTCTCGGGGTCGTCTCCGACAGCGAACTCGATCTCCGTGCCTTCCGCGCCCGCTTCGCGCACCAGCGCTCGCGCTCGCTCGGGGTCATAGGCATACGGCCAGTCGTCCGGCGCGTAGTCGCCGGCGATGTCGAGGACCGGTCCTCGGCTCGGGCGCGCGAGCCCGTCATACACCTCGCGAAGAATGCGCTCGTAGGGGATAGCGGTCAGGATCGCCTGACGCAGGCGCTGGTTGTCAAGCGGCGGCGATTTCCAATCGATATCGAT comes from Dehalococcoidia bacterium and encodes:
- a CDS encoding alpha/beta hydrolase, which gives rise to MRLIVMEALMLRGYADTSLGQVHYLEQGSGEPLVLLHQTADSSRMYTEVFPCLAERFRVIAPDTPGFGDSDKPSEPPGIEGYARALAEFLDSLGIPRTHLLGHHTGASIAVEFAATYPDRVIKLVLSGCPDYDPEVRPQKIATSAQPAPIEADGSHLLRAWQRVSAGMKEWATLEQIHRSVVDTLKAGPNFYFAYLAVFTQDVRTRIPRITAPTLLMSGETDLFVDRQEQLRPLFKQAETYVFRGAGALTMMQRPEEFCRVVTDFLTR
- a CDS encoding exonuclease domain-containing protein codes for the protein MSQIYVAFDLELTGLDTRDEIIEIAAVKFDRRREFGRFQTLVRPTVALPLHVERMTGLRRGDLARAPSFAEVRERFVQFVGAAPLVGQSAPRDVAILARHGLALSNPVFDTFELASILLPDLPSYSLSAIAGRLGIPIPKAHRALPDALVAKEVFLALLEIGAQLDLRTLSEIVQLTRLTEWPLRLVFQDLERERRRDQQGVSLAAVLESKGALDLTNVDFLSRGERDAPIEPMPGPADKEPLSEVLDPQRAPAGTALEYRPEQIAMLQSVSAVLENGGRLIVEAGTGTGKSLAYLLPSAEWAIRNGGQVVVSTKTLTLQDQLVKQDIPRVEALLAERDRRSGGPVRRLQTAVVKGRTNYLCLRRWGELRRAQAALTLDEVKVLCRILVWLPQTPTGDRAELNLSPGEQSVWSRISAQTDDCLIGTCTFQKRGTCFLYRARRHAEHAHLIVVNHALLLSDLEANGSILPPASHLIIDEAHHLEDEATRQFGFAVSRRDLLRHLDSVAERRGRDRWLGLAATVPAAVRAAAPPPSIAAGVATLIAELSERADTCRASVEALAAAVAAFAKTPGEDGDTRRRLTESARADPRWQEVVAAWEPLARELRGLGGALSRLQAVLAPLSAGKEDPFADLLLEVMAQLRLNAELNDRLSRIIPASDPALVTWVETAAGEQVLCAAPLEVAELLANKLFAKRESVVLTSATLSADNSFAFLRQRLGLDRATEVQLGSPFNFAERARVLVPSDPEFPEPNQRGYDTAVADVLVRTAIASEGRMLALFTSNAALRRIRSLVRPALEKENIVVLGQNVDGARTQLLNTLREHPRTVILGTASFWEGIDIPGDALSVLVIARLPFGVPSDPLFAARQESFADGFTEFAVPHAILRFRQGFGRLIRSKHDRGVAIVLDRRICTKAYGAAFRRSLPCPVELIPAAEIPARTLAFLQSCSP
- a CDS encoding DUF4190 domain-containing protein, with translation MTCRSCGATNPPEAVTCRVCGRPPAADPATFALPTEERVPPPRVLRAPPERPRRAAPPTSTLAVAALAAGIACWLIVPIVGAVVALVCGHLALREIAAHQPPLRGRELAVAGLVLAYVQLAAVALIGLGVCVFFAVTLLLVQGVGV
- a CDS encoding YdhR family protein — translated: MYGALVQFPAEAPLTYEECRARWEAIAPVFEKEPGFIHKAFLRSPDGSTWGGFYIWESREAAEAYYTEEWRQRMAARYGKEPSVTYFEVPAVSGASARPALASS
- a CDS encoding D-alanyl-D-alanine carboxypeptidase family protein encodes the protein MLIARSIQVGRYQLHHLIGAGRHGSVYRASLIGDTAEVALRLLDGRLAADPQFRARLDTFAGSLAALDHPALDSVVDWGVEDGQPFLVTRLERGTPLDRIDFLALEPAAAVRAIVGAFEAVAHLHRRGIVHGDLRPANLALREDGTLGIMDAALARWLGAAPSPACPYLSPECAAGAPITAAADCYALGVVLYQLVTGVLPAAPLAPPSAVRAGVPAALDPVVLRLLHPLPEARFPSAEAAADALRPFAAASPGAAAQDAQPRRAPLALPLRQLRGWVGKPPRPPLAATLLTALVIGMLAAATAVGARSAPGRPGPLDTFLPAATVALEPPATATPPTPTLPVVAALPPPVVITPFTSLGGAAAVSRALTGSAAITGSGAVSGAGAVTGGTALTGAAQSSRPSATPTPPPPAYSSPDSLLYVVSPRQGVPESYVPADLVPIDGLVRTTKANVRLRRIALDAFRRLVEGMRAAGLEPVVAEGYLSPAEQRDSFAKLVAQHGQSGAERLRPKPGFDEHQLGTVVDFVSPSQGLQLDDRFNDSPEGRWLLANAPKYGFLQSAPPGKEAVLGVKGRPWQYRYVGELAYDIASRNLTLEEYLAARR